A portion of the Hoylesella buccalis ATCC 35310 genome contains these proteins:
- a CDS encoding ATP-binding cassette domain-containing protein, whose translation MNIQINNLKKAFGEKIAVDIPNFVIHDGDILGLVGNNGAGKTTLFRLLLDLLKADEGRVLLNFGLTNPHQEPAPEPPVDGTPAAEAFTVDPSQSEDWKQHTGAYIDEGFLIDFLTPEEYFEFIAKVNHIDKERLSTFLASLSKFMNGEILGQKKLIRDFSAGNKQKIGIISALIAQPKLLILDEPFNFLDPSSQNFLKRLLLNYQQATGATILVSSHNLQHTVEISNRVALMESGSIIKDLPNIHGQAEKELEDYFNGTQDASE comes from the coding sequence ATGAACATTCAAATCAACAACTTAAAGAAGGCTTTTGGCGAGAAAATTGCCGTTGACATCCCCAACTTCGTGATTCATGATGGGGATATTCTCGGACTGGTAGGTAACAATGGAGCCGGAAAAACCACGCTGTTCAGACTGCTACTCGACCTGTTGAAGGCCGATGAGGGGCGGGTTTTGCTTAATTTCGGACTTACCAACCCGCATCAGGAGCCTGCGCCAGAACCCCCAGTGGATGGCACACCGGCTGCTGAAGCATTCACGGTAGACCCTTCCCAATCGGAAGATTGGAAGCAACATACGGGTGCCTACATCGACGAGGGATTCCTCATTGACTTTCTGACGCCAGAGGAATACTTTGAATTTATCGCCAAAGTGAATCACATTGACAAGGAACGTCTCTCCACATTCTTGGCTTCGCTATCCAAATTCATGAATGGCGAGATACTCGGTCAGAAGAAATTGATTCGCGATTTCTCTGCCGGAAACAAGCAAAAAATAGGCATCATCTCCGCTCTCATCGCACAACCAAAGCTGCTGATTCTTGATGAGCCTTTCAATTTTCTGGATCCTTCGAGCCAAAACTTCTTGAAACGTTTGTTGCTGAATTATCAACAAGCAACGGGAGCCACCATCCTCGTGAGCAGTCACAACCTGCAACACACGGTGGAAATATCCAATCGAGTGGCACTGATGGAGAGTGGTTCCATCATCAAAGACCTGCCCAACATACACGGACAGGCTGAAAAAGAACTGGAAGATTATTTCAATGGGACGCAGGATGCATCCGAATGA